The stretch of DNA CACTTAGGAAGAGCATAATGAAGGGCGATCGCTCTAGCGTAAAGATATCCTCTTAAAGTCGAGACAGTAGTTCTTGCTTCTTGGCAAGAAATTCTTCTTCCGTGAGAATGCCTTGCTCTTTCAACTTACCCAGTTTTTCGAGAGACTGATAAATATTAGCAGCATCATTCCCCTTTTCATTTTCTAAATCTGAAACATAACTTTTGCCTTTCTCAAAGGCTGAATCATAAACCGTTTTCACTTGTTCTTCAACAAAGTTATTCAGGGAACCACCGCTAGAGAAAAGATTGATCGCAACCTGTCCGACTGCATAAGTCGAAGCACCAGAAGCGATCGCCATCGATGCTCCACCAATCATCGTACCCAAACCAGGAAGTGCTTTGAGAAAACTCGCCCCCAGACTAGCAAGGCTAGTACCTGTAAGCGCTGAAACAAATGTTTTGCCCATGCTCTTAGAATAGCTAACATCGTAAACAGCGGCAATTTGCTGGAGCATTTCCAGTTGAATAGCAGTGACAGCAACAAAATCAACCAGTGGGATTGGGATTAACCCACCACCCATTGCCCACAATACATGGGATCTAATAATCGCCTCGGCTT from Kamptonema formosum PCC 6407 encodes:
- a CDS encoding DUF697 domain-containing protein encodes the protein MSKQTEAEAIIRSHVLWAMGGGLIPIPLVDFVAVTAIQLEMLQQIAAVYDVSYSKSMGKTFVSALTGTSLASLGASFLKALPGLGTMIGGASMAIASGASTYAVGQVAINLFSSGGSLNNFVEEQVKTVYDSAFEKGKSYVSDLENEKGNDAANIYQSLEKLGKLKEQGILTEEEFLAKKQELLSRL